The DNA segment TGTTTTTTATTAGATAATCCTTAGCCCCTAGTTTCATCATCGCTACTGCTATGTGTTCATCACCTTGCCCGGTAGTAACTATAAATGGTGGAATTGAAAGTTCACTTTTTTGCAAAGCAGTAATAAATTCATCACCCTTCATATCCGGAAGGCTGTAATCCAATAACATAAGATGCGGCGTATTCTCGGTAAGCCACTTAAACGCACTATCAGCAGTTTGAACCGAATAAGTTTCAAATCCACTTGCTTCAACTTTTTCTTTAATTAACTCTGCTAAGCCAAGATCATCTTCAACAATTAGTGCTTTCACAATTTACCACCATGTATTAAATATTTATCTAATTAGTTACCATTCTATATCTTTACTACTTGAATAAATAAGCCAAGCCGCTTTAATGTTTCGGCAAACGCCTTAAAATCAACTGGTTTTGTAATGTAAACATTACATCCCAGTTTATAACAATGTTCTATTTCGCGAGGATCATCAGTAGTGGTAAGCATCATTATCGGAATTTCTTTTAGTTCTTTATTAGCTTTCATTCTTCTAAGAACCTCAACGCCGTCCATTTTGGGCATGTTTATATCAAGAAGCAG comes from the Maridesulfovibrio ferrireducens genome and includes:
- a CDS encoding response regulator yields the protein MKALIVEDDLGLAELIKEKVEASGFETYSVQTADSAFKWLTENTPHLMLLDYSLPDMKGDEFITALQKSELSIPPFIVTTGQGDEHIAVAMMKLGAKDYLIKN
- a CDS encoding response regulator, with the translated sequence METYKEMIILIAEDNDGHAELIKEGLKDSGVCNEIIRFSDGKETWDFLSGIGEKVIDKDKHYLLLLDINMPKMDGVEVLRRMKANKELKEIPIMMLTTTDDPREIEHCYKLGCNVYITKPVDFKAFAETLKRLGLFIQVVKI